TCGCCTTTATCGCCCTGCTCTGGGCGATCCAGGTCGTCAACTGGATCACCGGCTACGGGCTGAACCCGGCGTTCGGGCTGATCCCGCGGCACTTCGATGGGTTGGATGGTATCATCTTAATGCCCCTCCTGCATGGAAGCTTCGGGCACCTGATGGCCAATACGCCGCCGCTGCTGGTGATGGGTGGTCTTCTGGTGGCTACAACCACGCGGGCCTTGCTGCCGGTGAACGCTGTGGTGATCGGCCTCGGGGGAGGCCTCGTCTGGCTGTTCGGCAGCTCGGCCATCCATATCGGCGCGTCGGGACTGGTCTTCGGCTGGTTCGGTTTCCTCGTCGTGCGCGGCCTCGTGGATCGCTCGCTGATCACGTTGGGCGCGGCACTACTGGTCGGTGTCCTCTATGGCTCCATTCTCTGGGGCGTTCTTCCGGGCCAACCCGGCGTCTCGTGGGAGGCGCACCTCTTCGGTGCCATTGCGGGTGCGGCCGCTGCCTTCCTGGTCCGAACGCATGTCCATGCGCCGCGCCTCGGCGGCGTCGATCTGGACTAAGCGCCACAACTGACGTGCCCGGCCCAGTCCGGGCCTTCGCCGGGCTTACCATGGCTGCGGCGCGGCTTTACCGAAGCGGCCTTTCGTGGCACCGTTCAGCGTCGTCGGGCAGGTCGAAGGCCGCAGTGTGGACATGGACGAAACCGCTCTCGCGGTAGGGGCGCTTGCGGCGAGTGTAGCGCGCTGATCGCGGTGGTTGGATTTGGTGGATGGGCGCGCCTGTCGGACGATTGGGACCTTCTCAATCGGATGACAGGAGGTTTTCATGTCCGACCAGTATATTCCCGCCCTGCGCCGGCGGTTTCTCGAAGATATGCAGATCAAGGGGCTGCTGCCGAAGACGCAGACGATGTATCTGCGAGCGATGCGGGAGTTCACCCGGTTTCTGGGCCATTCGCCCGATACCGCGACCCCGGAGGAGCTGCGCGCGTTTCAGCTCGACATGAAGGAGCGCGGCATCGGCGCGCCGACCTTCAACAACCGGCTGACGGTTCTGAGCTTCTTCTTTGCAACGACGTGTCCGCGACCCGAGATGAAGCGGCATATGCGCTACCAGAGGGCGGCCAAGAAGATCCCCGTGGTGCTGAGCGCCGAGGAGGTTACGCGCATTCTTGAAGCCGCGCCGGGGCCCGGGCTCAGATACCGGGCGGCCTTCAGCGTGGCATATGGCGGCGGGCTGCGGGCGAGCGAGGTCACCCACCTGAAAGTCGGCGATATCGACAGCGACCGGATGCTGATCCGCATCGACCAGGGCAAGGGCCGCAAGGACCGCCATGTGATGCTGTCGCCGAGCCTGCTTGAACTTCTGCGCGAGTATTACCGCGAAGCCCGGCCCGCGGGCTGGCTCTTTCCTGGGCGCAACAGGATCGATCCGATCTCGACGAGGCAGTTCAACCGGGCCTTCGGGGTGGCCTGTGACTTTGCAGAGATCAGGAAGCAGGCGTCGCCCCACACTCTGCGACACAGCTTTGCCACCCATCTGCTGGAGGGCGGCACCGATATCCGGGTGATCCAGGTGCTGCTCGGGCACGCCAAACTGGAGACCACGACAATCTATACGAAGGTGGCGACCAAGACGATCCGGGACGTCACCAGCCCGCTTGATCTGCTGGTACGCAGAGAGGCCGGTCCAGGTTAAGCGCGGGTTCCGTGTCGCGTCCCAGACTGGAGGTCGCGGATATTTTCCGCGCCCATGGGGCTGCCTATCGCAGCGAGCACGCCGGACATCTGAACCTGCGGCAGCTCAAAGTGATGTCTGCGATCGAGAACTGCCGCACCGCCGCCCTCGGCGGGCATGTGTCGGCATGTACCAAGTGCGGTCACGAGCACGTCGCCTACAACTCGTGTCGCAATCGGCATTGCCCGAAGTGCCAGGGCGTGGCGTCACGGGACTGGATGCAGGCGCGCATCGAGGATCTGTTGCCGGTCGAGTATTTCCACGTGGTCTTCACGCTGCCGGCGCAGGTGGCCGATATCGCGCATCAAAACAAGGCGGCGGTCTATGGTTTGCTGTTCAAGGCGTCGGCCCAGACGC
The Roseibaca calidilacus DNA segment above includes these coding regions:
- a CDS encoding tyrosine-type recombinase/integrase, with the translated sequence MSDQYIPALRRRFLEDMQIKGLLPKTQTMYLRAMREFTRFLGHSPDTATPEELRAFQLDMKERGIGAPTFNNRLTVLSFFFATTCPRPEMKRHMRYQRAAKKIPVVLSAEEVTRILEAAPGPGLRYRAAFSVAYGGGLRASEVTHLKVGDIDSDRMLIRIDQGKGRKDRHVMLSPSLLELLREYYREARPAGWLFPGRNRIDPISTRQFNRAFGVACDFAEIRKQASPHTLRHSFATHLLEGGTDIRVIQVLLGHAKLETTTIYTKVATKTIRDVTSPLDLLVRREAGPG
- a CDS encoding rhomboid family intramembrane serine protease produces the protein MKNRDHMRAFLRRAAALFAFIALLWAIQVVNWITGYGLNPAFGLIPRHFDGLDGIILMPLLHGSFGHLMANTPPLLVMGGLLVATTTRALLPVNAVVIGLGGGLVWLFGSSAIHIGASGLVFGWFGFLVVRGLVDRSLITLGAALLVGVLYGSILWGVLPGQPGVSWEAHLFGAIAGAAAAFLVRTHVHAPRLGGVDLD